The Anomaloglossus baeobatrachus isolate aAnoBae1 chromosome 4, aAnoBae1.hap1, whole genome shotgun sequence genome contains the following window.
ttttttttttttttttactttttacttatttttttatgcatttcttttgtttgaatttcacaaaaTAAATATTGCTTCaattaaaatactttttttttttacaaaatataacCTAGCAAGTCTTGGAGTCCATGCTGGGATGATCCGCCGGGGACGGCCGATGTATTGGTATCGTGATGGGGGGGGTCTGTAGTAGGCGATCACACAAATGTGTTCGGAGGGTTGGAGTCGATGGGCCACGCCAGTTTTTTCTCTTTAGCGTCACGGTCAAATGAATCATAAACAGACTCCTTGACAGCCGTTTTGCCGGGGATGGGCATTTCGCAGATGCCAACGTAGTTCCTTTTGGCCATGCGGGAGCTGGTGGTGATGGTGTACGCGTTGCTCCGATAGCACTTCATGGATGACATACAGAAGGTCTCTTTCATGCCACGTCGGAAGTTGGCGTTGTATACGGAGTACAAAGTTGGCTTTGCAGCCGAGGATCCGAAAGAAAGCCAGGAGACTGCCAGATAGGCGAGGCAGCACTGGCGCTGGTCACTCTCATCCGGGTGCCACAGCTGCACCACGTAGAAGGGCATCCATGACACCAGGAATATGGTGTTTAACATCAAGAACATCTTGATGGTTTTCACTTTGGTTCTGGGCACAATGTTCATGGTGCGTCTGACACTCAGTCGGTCAGTGCCAATGCGCCAAATATATTTCACTACTTTCTgatagaaaaggaggatgagggcaGAGGGCACCAGGAAGCCCACCAGAAGATGGGCCACACCATACACTGCCCCGTCCCAGGACGGAGGAGGGAAAAAGTTGCAGTGTCCGTCCACGACATCGTAAAAGAAGAACGCTGGAGAAACAAAGGCGGCATCGAAGAGCCACGAAGCCACGATCATCCTTTTGGCTTTCTCTCTGGAGACCTTGAAGCTCAGAGGGTACAAAATGGTGTAAAAACGATCGAGGCAGATGGATAAAAGCACATAAATTTGGACTCCGGGGGTCAGGTAGTGGAAATAACGTGCCAATTTACACATGGCACTGCCCAGTGCCCAGCGACCAGAAGTGATCTGTAACAGCGTGAACGGGGCACTGCCAAGGCTGAGCAGCAGGTCCGCACAAGCCAGAGAAACCACAAAGTAGTTTGTTGTTGACTGAGTCCGGCGGCTCCGATGAATGACGAGACAAACCAAAGCGTTGCCGAACACCGAGAGAATCCAGATAAACCCAAAGATCAACCCAGCCGCGGCAATCTCCCCGGGAAAAAGAAATTGGACCGGACCGGTGCTGTTCCTCTGCTCCGTTGGGTTGTGCCTGTATAGTCCTGGCATCCATGGTTCTCCAGCTGATATCGGGCAGGTGGTCAGACTGTTATTTGGCATGGGGTAGAGGATGGTGGGTGGGATGAGACGAGGCCTCTGGGCGTCCATACTATGGGCAAACACCATCTTTGTTGCAGTTGAAGGATCCTGAGAAAATGCAAACGAAGAGGAGTAGGATGGCaccaagaggggaggtcaggagaagaggaggaggatggcaccaagagaggtcatgagaagaagaggaggatggcaccaagaggggaggtcaggagaagaggaggaggatggcaccaagaggggaggtcaggagaagaggaggaggatggcaccaagaggagaggtcaggagaagaggagggggatGACACCAAGAGGAGAGGTcaagggaagaggaggaggatggcaccaagaggagaggtcaggagaagaggaggaggatggcaccaagagaggaggtcaggagaagaggaggaggatgacaccaagagaggtcatgagaaga
Protein-coding sequences here:
- the GPR19 gene encoding putative G-protein coupled receptor 19, with translation MVFAHSMDAQRPRLIPPTILYPMPNNSLTTCPISAGEPWMPGLYRHNPTEQRNSTGPVQFLFPGEIAAAGLIFGFIWILSVFGNALVCLVIHRSRRTQSTTNYFVVSLACADLLLSLGSAPFTLLQITSGRWALGSAMCKLARYFHYLTPGVQIYVLLSICLDRFYTILYPLSFKVSREKAKRMIVASWLFDAAFVSPAFFFYDVVDGHCNFFPPPSWDGAVYGVAHLLVGFLVPSALILLFYQKVVKYIWRIGTDRLSVRRTMNIVPRTKVKTIKMFLMLNTIFLVSWMPFYVVQLWHPDESDQRQCCLAYLAVSWLSFGSSAAKPTLYSVYNANFRRGMKETFCMSSMKCYRSNAYTITTSSRMAKRNYVGICEMPIPGKTAVKESVYDSFDRDAKEKKLAWPIDSNPPNTFV